AAACGACACCCGACAGGTGTGTTTCCTAATCTCTAATAGCTGCACCTTTTGTTAATGCCTCTTTTTGCACTTTCGTGGTCGGAGTTTATATGCTTTCCCTCCAAAGGTCAGTTTCTCGCAAGCTACTTTATAGCCTTCACTGTTAAAATAATACCGATAAACATATTCTTCCTTGCCTTCTGAACCTGAATAGGATGTGCTGCTTGGACGGGTTGTTTCCCCGTTAATTGACAACAACGGAGGATTCTGATCGGGATGAGTATTGCAGGTAAGGGTGGCACAGTATCTCACGTAATCTCCGACCAGTTGCTCCACATTCAAACTGCATTTCAATCTTTTTCTGTCCACTCCGGCAGAATTTACATGCACTCGACATTCAGGAGTGGTATAGGTACGGTTCCCTACCGTTACAGATGCGGCAGGGAGCTGAATCTCGCCGCTTTTCCTGAACCGCACAAGATAGCTGAAACAGGTTTCATCACTCTTGCTTCCCACTCCGTCCACAAGTGTGTAACTGCTACATTTATGTTGTTTCGGACCACTCACCACTTCAATGTTGTCATTGAATACCGGATAAGAAGCCGTGTCGAACTGGGAATTGACCAAAGCATACGTCAGTTCCACCACTTGTCCCGCACGGATTTCCCGTATTGTGTCTGCCTTTATGTGGAAATACACGGAGTCTGCGGTAGTCGAGGCGTACACTCGAACTCCCGAAAAAAATACATACATCCATATACAACAGATTTGTATGTTCCTGATTGACTTTCTTGTTATGTATCTGACCTCTTTTTTCATTTATTGATGTATCATATCAAACATTGCCGTAATCTATTCTTTCTTGCTCTCACTATAATAATGACGGAACAACATTCATGAATCGTCCAATGAATCAAGCGGATTCGGTATGCTCGACTTGTGGGCACTTGTAACATGAAGGTAGATGCTCGTAGTCTTGATGTCGTTGTGTCCCAAAAGCTCCTGTATGGTTCTCAGGTCCGTACCCTGCTCCAGTAAATGGGTGGCGAAAGAGTGCCGCAGCATGTGTACGTGTACCCGGTGCTTGATGCCGGCTCGATCGGCGGCTTCCTTCAACACTTTCACCAATGCACTTGCCGAATATTGCTCTCCGGGTGTTTCTCCCTCGAACAGCCATTTTTGCGGGCGATATTCCTTGAAATATTCCCGAAGTTCGCACAATACCTTCTCCGACAGCAGCGAGTAGCGGCATTTTTTGCCCTTGCCCATAATGCGAATCAGCATACGTTCGCTCATAATATCCTGCGGAGTGAGGTTAAGCAACTCGCTCCTTCTCAATCCTGCGGAATAAATCAACGAAATCATACAGCGATGCTTGCGGTTTGCAAGGCATGAAAGAATGCGCCGCACCTCGTTGCGGCTCAACACTTCGGGCAGGCTCTTGTACTCTTTGGCACGGGTGATACCGCCGTAGTATTGCCGTTTGCCGCCTTTCACCTGCTCGTAGTAGAACTTGATGGCGTTGATGCGCATATTCTGTTGCGACACCGAGATTTTCTTCTCGTTCACAAGGTAGAGTATGTAGCGGTTGATGTCGGCAACCTTCAGACGGTCGATGTTCCGTCCCTTGTGATATTCCATGAAGTCACTGAAATAGGCACGGTATGTTTTGACGGTCGAGGGGCTGTAACGCTTTTGTTCCAGCAGTTCGAGGTAGCCTTTCGGCAGTGTGTATTCACGCTTAGGTTTGGGATGCCGCACGTAAACCCGGCTGTAATCGATGTAGGCATGCGGAGAATAGCGGTCGTAGAAATCAGGCAGCCGGAAAACGGCGGCAGGGATGTAGCCGGAGCCGTCAACGACCGCAGCCACGTCGGTGTCCTGTGCCAGCAGCAGGGTTATGGCTTGGCTGTCCGCGTAGTCCACCCGGATGCACTCCTCACCGTTGTACCTGTCTTTATGCAGGACGATGCTGCCACGTTGTTTTAGTATCTTATCCATAATTTCCCGGCTATAGATTCCATGACCCCAAAATTAGCGAAATAATCCGAAAAACAAACCAATCGGTTTGTTTTTAACACATAAAAAAGCGGCTGAAAACACAAAACCGCTCGAATTTTAACATTTCAGGCTTTTAACAGCGAATAGACGAAGCGCAGTTCCCTTGCAAGCCGTTGTATGTCAAGCCCCCTCAAAAAAGACTGCTCAAAGGACAGACCGAAAAACACCTGCCGGAACAGCATGGCTGTGTCCTCGATGTCCACATCCTGCCGTATCTCCCCTGTGTCCTTTGCCGACTGTATGGCGGCTCTCCAAAACTCGTAGTCCTGCCGGAACATGCCTGCTATCTTTTCCTCCACATCCGGATAATAAAGCCGAACCTGCATCATAAGATGGTAATAATAGAAATTGAAGCTGCATCCTGCCGGATTGTTGCCGTCATCAAGAAGCGATATAAGTTTCCGCATGGTCTGTTCCACACCTTTTATATATTGTTCGATAAATTCCGACAGGGTGGCAGCCTTGAACCGGAACTTGTTTGCCACCGACTGCATCCCGAACACGTATTTATCTATAACCGCCACGAAAAGGTCCAGCTTTATCGGATAATAATACACAAGCCCGGCTTTCGTCAGCCCGCAGGCTTTTCCGATCTCTACCTGACTTGCCTTCTCATAATTCATCTTGGCGAAAACGCGCAGTGCGTTTTCAAGCACTTCTTCACGGTTGGTTATCATGATAAAATTAAATTGATTGATATTTATCTTCCAAAGATAGGACATTATCTTGAGATACAGGTAAGAAACGCTGAAGAATCTTCCATATTCAGATAGATAGACCGACCGCGTCTGCATAACAGTGCGGTCGGTCTGTAATGGCATGGGTCATATCTTTATCCCTTTCGGGCGGTTTTCATTCTTTAACTGAAAACCCGGACGTCCGATGATGACACGGTCGGCAATTTCATTGCCCGATGGACTTCGTTCATTCATTGGGTTGCGAATCCGGGGAGCTTCCTCGGTATGCTGTGACGGCAAGTTCCGTACACCTTCCGAAACCGGCTTGATCTCCTGCCCGTCGTTCTCCTTTTCGGCGACTTCCGGCGTTGGCGGTGCAAGTTCCAGCTGGATCTTGCGGTCAAGCGCGGCAAGTTCGGACTTCAGCTGTTTCAGCTCGTCCTCCTTCTTCCACACCTTGCCCGCTATCTCCTGCAACTGCGGAATCTCCTTTTCCAGCACCTCGTTCTTTGCCTTGTACTGGTCGATGGTGGAGGGTATCTTCTCCAGCGCGTTCAGAAAATTGCGTGCGGCGGCTACCGGGTCAGCCATCGCCAGATGCCCGTTGTTGTAGGTGTACTTGTAGTTTCCCTCCACCACAAAGCGGTTGTCGGTAAACTCCAGCCCCTCTTTAAGTATCCTCTCGCTGACCACCTTTATCGGAAAACCGTAAAGTTCTCCGACAGGCTTGTACAATCCACCCGTCGTGGCGTTCTTGGCGATTTCCTGCAAACGCTTTCCGATAACCTTTTCATCGGTAGAATCCATGCCATCCACCTTGACTGTATTCAGGCGGTTGCCTTCCTTGTCGGTCTGCACAACAGAAAGAAAACGGTTCCAGTCCTCCGTCATGGCTTCTATGACCGCCGTGTTGTTACGCAGTTCTCCCGTTTTGGCTTCCAGCTTGAACTCCGAATCACGCTTGCCCTTGTTGAACGACTTGCGTTCCCCTTCGAGCGAGGCAATTCGCTTCTCTAACTTCGCTTTGTCGAGCAGATCGGTATTGCCGGAGAGCAGTGCCATGTATTCCGAGAAGTTCATGCCCGATTTCTCGTCCATAGCTCCCTCGTCGATGGTACGTGCGCCCATAGCCCCGCTTTTGAGCTGCGATATGAACGTCTGCTTGCAGTGCAGCAGGTTGAACTTGTAGCTGTCCAACGACTTCTCCACGGCGTAGATGATGACATCCACGTTGTTCCCGGCAAAATGCTTGGCAATCTCGTTCCCGGCTCTAACTCCTCGTCCGTCACGCTGTTGCAGGTCGGACGGTCGATCGGGTAGGTCAAGGGCATTACTGCCCTCTTCCCCCCTCAGAACCGTACATGAGGGTTTCCCCTCATACGGCTCAAGCTTTTCTAAGTCTCTGTTCGTGTGCAGAGACCGGCTCACACTACTTCTTGTTTCCATTGGATTTACGGGATAATTTGAAGCATTCATCATGAACCAACAGATTGCATTTCCGTCCGTCTTGGACGGTTGGCATTACGTTCCATGCCTTATACGTGTCAATCGGTTCACCACATATCGGACATTTCCGCCCTTGCTTTTCCCATAGGTAAAGCAGGGACTTACGTCCTTTCAGTGTCACAAGCATCTTTGACTTCATTCTTTTATTGAAGTACAGGCGGCAGTCTGCGTCAAACGGATTCATATCCCCTTTTATCTGCGTATATTGCAGGAAAGGAAACGAAGATGCCAGTTTCAGCAAAGTGAGTTGGTCTTCCTTGCCGTTTGATTTCTTGAACTTAGCCGCAAAAGTCCAGCTGTTCCCTCGGATATTGTGCCAATAACGGTCTTTTATCCACCGTTTTCCTTTCTTGGAATGACGGCGTTTAGCCCATTGCCACAAGGCGAGAAATATCTGATGGTCGATTCTGTGAAAAGAATCACGTGTCGCCCCATGCTGATAATATGCTCCCCATCCTCGGATTTTAGCATTCAACATTCTGATTAATGATTCCTGCTTGCAACCCTTATGACCTTTTGTAACCTTACGGATATTTTCCATAAAGCGTTTTTCGGCTTTCTTAGTCGGCTTTGTCAATATTTCATTGCCGTATTTGCGAATATTGAAACCGAGGAAATCGAAACCGTCACGAATGTTGGTTATCACCGTCTTTTCTTCGGATAAGGTCAAACCTCTTTCAGACATAAAGTCGGCTACCAATGGCTTGATTTCTTTTTCAAGTGTTTCACGGTTCTCGCAGGTAATTATAAAGTCATCAGCATAGCGGACAAGATTCACCATTGGCGAATATAACTTGCCTTTTATTCTAACTCGTTTATATTTCTCTGCAAGGACTTTCTGCAATCCGTCCAATGTCATATTGGCAAGCGTGGGAGAGATAATGCCACCTTGTGGCGTTCCCTCCTCTGTCGGGAACATCTGTTTGTTGAAGATATAGCCGCATTTCAACCATTTTCGGAGTATTGCTTTGTCCATAGGGATGTTGGCAAGCAACCATTCATGGCTGATATGGTCGAAGCACCCCTTTATGTCACCCTCCAAAATCCATTCGGGAGAATAGCCTTTCCGGAGAATGTTATGACATTGCTGTACCGCATCCATACAGCGACGTTCCTTGCGGAAACCGTACGAACGTGTGTCGGCTGTTGTTTCCGACACTGGTTCCAATGCCATGAGGTAAAGTGCTTGCATGGCTCTGTCTTTCATTGTCGGTATTCCCAACGGTCGCAGTTTGCCATTACTCTTTTTGATGTGGACTCTTCTCAATGGCTTCGGCAGGTAGCCTCTGCGTTTGAGCTCACTTATCGCTTGTGTTTTTGCTTCGGGTTTCTCCCATGTTTCCATGTCCACCCCGGGGGTGCTACCACCTCCGTTAGAAGTAACTCTCTTTACGGCTAAGGCTTTTGCGTAAAAAGAGTGGGTCAGCGTCCACTGCAAGGCTTGAAGCTTGCCCGTTCTGCCTTCCTTCTGAGCCTTTACAATGCGAGCTTGAAGCTTCTTAACAGCCTGCTCCGCTTTGGTCCAGTCTATCCTGTCCCAATTCGTTTGCAAGTTATCAGTCGGTGCACACGATTGGTCGAGGAGTTTTTCTTTGATTTTATCGTTCATTTGCATTCCTACTTTAAAAAAGTTCTAAAAGTCTATTGTAAAGAATCACCATTTGGCAACATTCGGTTTGTTTTGCCTACCGAGTGTCGCCACAGAAGTCTGCCCACTTTCGTGTCGGATGATGTCGCCTACATCAGCCCGTGATGTCGGTTCAATCCGTATCCGTTCCATTACAGAACGGCATTCGCTTTTTCTGTTATCTTATACCTGCACACCATTCGGCTTTCATTGCTGTCAGCTTACCTGCCATTTTTACATGGCAGGAGATATACAGGCTTACCATGTTCCACATAGATAACTAACGGATAGGTTAGGTTCTGTCTCATCCTCCGGCGGTGCTTATATCCGTGTAATCCTACCATGGAAAGGATTAACCGACCGCTTCCCTTTTGGGTAGAGTGTACCAGTATCTTACACTCTTTCGTGACATTACGAAGTTTACTAACAGTTCGCTTGCGCTAACCATACTATCCAGCCTCGCCACTCTACGGTATGATACTAACCGTACTTGACTTCCCCTCACGGTTCTGTCTTGTCTTGCGAAAGTGTACTTTGTCCCAACCGCTTAATACAACTATTAAGGTGCATCGGTGGTAGGCTACCGCTGACGGAACAGCGGGTTAAAGCTGATACCCGTAAGTATCATTCCAACAATTATCTATGCGACTTCATGTCGCACCCACGGCGTATCAAGGTGATGGATAGCCACACACCTTTTCTGCGCGTTCACGCCTGTTCCGAGCATACTTGTGGAGCCGAACAGCACGCGTACCGTTCCGGCGTTCATGGCGTCTATCACCGCCTTGCGCGCCTTGTCGGTCTTGCACTCCTGAATGAAGCGCACCTCGCTTGCCGGTATGCCGTAGTCCTCCGTCAGCTTCCGCTTTATCTCGCTGTACACGTTCCACCCGTCGCCCGGCTGGTACGTGCCCAGATCCGAGAAGACGAACTGCGTTCCCTTGTGCGCGTCATATTTGTGGTAATACTCCGCTATCATCTTGGCGCAGTGGCTCGCCTTGTTGTCGGGGTGGTCCTCGTAATTGGGGTCTATCATGCGCATATCCAAAGCCATCTTTCGTGCATAGTCGGTGGCGATAAGCATCTTTGCCTTCTCCTCCGTTTCAGACAGCGGCATTCGGCCCAGCAACGTCGCGTCGCCCGTCTTCGCAAATTCCATCAGTTGTTTGATGAAATATTCTTGGTCGGGCGTAGGCGGTATGTTGTGAAGTATCTCGTTCTTGTGCGGACGGTCCACACCCACGTCTTCCGCCGTGCGGTAATCGGTGATCTCGTTGTAGAAGGCGGCAAGTTCCGGCACTTTGATGAAGTAGCGGAAACGCTCCTTCTGCACCACGTTGTTCGTCACGTTGAACTCGAAGTCGGTCGTCTTTTTGGCGAAAATCGCCGCCCATGCGTCGAAGCACCGAATATCCTGCCGTTCCAATTCCTTCGGACGCAGATATTTGAAGAGCAGGTACAGTTCCGTCAGCGAGTTGCTGATGGTCGTGCCAGAGAGGAACGTAGCCCCCAAGTCCTTGCCCGTGCGCTCCTGTATGGTGCGTATGGCAAAGAGCATATTCAGGGCTTTCTGGCTTCCTTCACTATTACCCAATCCCGCCACGCGGTCATGCCGGGTATTGAAAGTCAAGTTCTTGAATTGATGGCTCAAATCCAAAATTTCGGATTTATCGCATTATCAGAACTTTTATAAGTTTCCTGTTAAATTACTTAATTATTTAGTAATCATTTATTTTGCACAGTAGATAGTTCTGATTATATTACGTCTATAATTGTAATAACTTTCAAACAAAATGCGATTATGGACATATTTAATCTAAATGAAAAAGTCAATGGTCTTGTTTCTTATTTGCAAGACACCGGTTATTCAGCCATGTACATAGACTATGTGAAGAAAATGGCTGAGTGGCTATCAGGAAATGCTAACCATTACAAATGGCAGAGTCTCACCGACGTTGAACCGACACTAAAAGTATTGTGGTCCAACAAGTATACTTATAGGAACAAGGTACGCCTGTTACGTGTAATCTGCCAATATATCGAGAATGGATTATTACCCGATGGTCGTAAACACTATAGTAAACCGCACCACTACGAGTTGCTCTGCGCAGAATACAAGGATGTAACAGACATGGCTTTCAACACGGTAGGTAGATGTTGCAAATTTTCAACGAATGTGAAGTATGCACTATCTTCGTTCTTCTTCCGGCTACAGGAAATGGGAGTGTACTCATTAGAGTCAATAACAGGAAATGCGGTATTGGAAGTATTTTCCAAAGACGGAAAACCGAATATGGGCCATTCGCTCAAATATTCGGTGGAATATGGACTGAAAGCCTGTTTGCCCCACTATGGCAAATCCGTTGAACGTATAATCGCATATCTGCCGGCTATACCCAACATGCGGAAGAATATTCAATACCTTACGGATCAAGAGCTTACTGCTATCAGGCATACTTTAGAATACGATGGCACAATATCCCTACAGGACAAAGCCATCATAACCTTGGCCATGTACACGGGATTGCGTGGGTGTGATA
The Bacteroides caecimuris DNA segment above includes these coding regions:
- the ltrA gene encoding group II intron reverse transcriptase/maturase, with product MNDKIKEKLLDQSCAPTDNLQTNWDRIDWTKAEQAVKKLQARIVKAQKEGRTGKLQALQWTLTHSFYAKALAVKRVTSNGGGSTPGVDMETWEKPEAKTQAISELKRRGYLPKPLRRVHIKKSNGKLRPLGIPTMKDRAMQALYLMALEPVSETTADTRSYGFRKERRCMDAVQQCHNILRKGYSPEWILEGDIKGCFDHISHEWLLANIPMDKAILRKWLKCGYIFNKQMFPTEEGTPQGGIISPTLANMTLDGLQKVLAEKYKRVRIKGKLYSPMVNLVRYADDFIITCENRETLEKEIKPLVADFMSERGLTLSEEKTVITNIRDGFDFLGFNIRKYGNEILTKPTKKAEKRFMENIRKVTKGHKGCKQESLIRMLNAKIRGWGAYYQHGATRDSFHRIDHQIFLALWQWAKRRHSKKGKRWIKDRYWHNIRGNSWTFAAKFKKSNGKEDQLTLLKLASSFPFLQYTQIKGDMNPFDADCRLYFNKRMKSKMLVTLKGRKSLLYLWEKQGRKCPICGEPIDTYKAWNVMPTVQDGRKCNLLVHDECFKLSRKSNGNKK
- a CDS encoding tyrosine-type recombinase/integrase, with the translated sequence MDKILKQRGSIVLHKDRYNGEECIRVDYADSQAITLLLAQDTDVAAVVDGSGYIPAAVFRLPDFYDRYSPHAYIDYSRVYVRHPKPKREYTLPKGYLELLEQKRYSPSTVKTYRAYFSDFMEYHKGRNIDRLKVADINRYILYLVNEKKISVSQQNMRINAIKFYYEQVKGGKRQYYGGITRAKEYKSLPEVLSRNEVRRILSCLANRKHRCMISLIYSAGLRRSELLNLTPQDIMSERMLIRIMGKGKKCRYSLLSEKVLCELREYFKEYRPQKWLFEGETPGEQYSASALVKVLKEAADRAGIKHRVHVHMLRHSFATHLLEQGTDLRTIQELLGHNDIKTTSIYLHVTSAHKSSIPNPLDSLDDS
- a CDS encoding tyrosine-type recombinase/integrase; the protein is MDIFNLNEKVNGLVSYLQDTGYSAMYIDYVKKMAEWLSGNANHYKWQSLTDVEPTLKVLWSNKYTYRNKVRLLRVICQYIENGLLPDGRKHYSKPHHYELLCAEYKDVTDMAFNTVGRCCKFSTNVKYALSSFFFRLQEMGVYSLESITGNAVLEVFSKDGKPNMGHSLKYSVEYGLKACLPHYGKSVERIIAYLPAIPNMRKNIQYLTDQELTAIRHTLEYDGTISLQDKAIITLAMYTGLRGCDISALTLNSFDWEHDLIKITQVKTGQPLTLPLRAVVGNAVFDYLLKERPRSSEPYVFLTVHVPYRRLHTSNLDAICSKVMCKAGIRQGKNERKSLHLFRHNVATTLLQGGVQQPVISATLGHASPDSLDRYLSAEFKRLKECSLSIEHFPIGKGVFDV
- a CDS encoding TetR/AcrR family transcriptional regulator, translated to MITNREEVLENALRVFAKMNYEKASQVEIGKACGLTKAGLVYYYPIKLDLFVAVIDKYVFGMQSVANKFRFKAATLSEFIEQYIKGVEQTMRKLISLLDDGNNPAGCSFNFYYYHLMMQVRLYYPDVEEKIAGMFRQDYEFWRAAIQSAKDTGEIRQDVDIEDTAMLFRQVFFGLSFEQSFLRGLDIQRLARELRFVYSLLKA
- a CDS encoding BatD family protein, which translates into the protein MYVFFSGVRVYASTTADSVYFHIKADTIREIRAGQVVELTYALVNSQFDTASYPVFNDNIEVVSGPKQHKCSSYTLVDGVGSKSDETCFSYLVRFRKSGEIQLPAASVTVGNRTYTTPECRVHVNSAGVDRKRLKCSLNVEQLVGDYVRYCATLTCNTHPDQNPPLLSINGETTRPSSTSYSGSEGKEEYVYRYYFNSEGYKVACEKLTFGGKAYKLRPRKCKKRH